The Triticum urartu cultivar G1812 chromosome 5, Tu2.1, whole genome shotgun sequence genome contains the following window.
CAGTCGTTACCCTCTGTGGGTTGAAGTATCTATCAAAGTGGATGTACGATAGCGCCACCTATCGGAAGCACGCCAAAAATCACCATGTATTCATTGTGTTTGATCTTCCTATCTCTAcctccctttacattcttgcactTGCATGTTGTGTAATTTTCGCTGCCTAAACTCTAGATGTGCATGTGTAGATTGTATTGGTTGCCTCTTAACTTGTGATAAAATCACCTAAATTCCAAGAAAACTAAAAACTACAACTTTAGCCTTGTTAATctctattcaccccctctagaccTATCTTGTCGACCCTTCAGATATGTTTGCGAGATGGAGGGAGGATTTGGTGTTCAATAATTTTTTGCCAATTGATGTTGCAGGTATACTTGCAATCCCTTTATGAACTCGTCGTATCTTCTATTTTTGGTCGTGGAGTAAAGACAAAAAGGGTGTTTTCACAGTCTGATAAACATATAGGATGTTGGTGAAAACAAAACTCACTCGAGGAAACCCGGTAGATGGGTTGGATGGATCTTCAAAATAGCGAATGACTAGAGAAGTGTTGGGTGTTTATTTGGAAAAAATAAGGTTCCCTCCAAACTGAAGGTATTTTTCTCTGGCGTCTAGCACAATGATCTCTCCCAACCTATGATGTTTTGGAGCATCGAAACATGGCAATTGAACCAAACTGTACTTTGTGTGAATGGAGGATTCATGGAAGCACTCATTCATGGAGTGTTTGATGTCACGGGGCATTATCGGATGAGGGTATTGTTGAGCATATGATCTGAACCAATGAAGATAGTGCTCACAATATGGCCAGCTTGGAGGAAGGCCATTCATGAAGTTATGTTTCAGTCACTGCTTTCGACACATTTTTTTATTACTAGCTTCATGGAAGATTTGGAAACACTGGAAGTGTTAGTCATACAACCAGCCATTCCAAGTGCTATAATAAACAAAAGAGTACCGTGGGTTCCTCCACCAGCGAGTTTCACCAAATTCAATGTAGATGGCACAGTTTCGAGGAATGGACAATCTGATTCAGTGGTTGTTGTATGTTGGTGCCAATCGTGCTTGTTTCTAGTAGTGTCATCAGTGCTTACCCCCAGGTATAAATGATCCATCTTCCCTTAAGACTTTAACCTGCAGAGAAGCCCAAGTTTTGGTTGCGGATCCGGTTGTGCAACGGTTTTTTGTTGTGAGTGATTGTTTATCCGTGGTGATGATATAGAAGATAGAGTGGGTGGAAGGAATGGTGCCATCATTAAGGAGATTAATGCTAGAAAGTATGATTTCAGAGCTTGTTTTTTAGCCATGAGCATAGAAGCAGTAACCATGAAGCTCATATTTTAGCAAAGTTCTCATTATCCCTTGATATAGGTTGTCATGTTTGGCTTGGCACTCCCCATGATCTTGTAATGACCCCCTTAAATGTTGAGATTGAACAAAATTGAGCAATGTTCCCTAAAAAGTCTCCTCATCTTTCCTTCCCATGACTTGTTGACCATGACAATTGTTTGACTCTTGTTCATCTAGTTTGGTCTTGATAATTTGCTAAGTATGTGCTAGGTAGGGCTGTGTAAGATAAAAATGTTTGTATATGTGATTTTTTTATCTTAATATTTCCCACTATATATAACAAAAATGTTTATCCCATCTCTCGTGGTAGGAAAGGCATCTAGGGTTTCTCTTGTACTTGCCATAACCACGGGTTCCCCTTGCCTTCAAGTGCCTTCGACGTTGGTGAAGTGGGGGAACCACAGTTTGGGGTTGGCCGCATTGTTTGGGTCATCCTATGTCTAGTTAGGGTTTAGTCTAAGTGCCTGACCAAAAATGGCAAGGCGACAACGTCATTGACAACATGGAATAAGGCCACCCCACCATGCTATCCTCATTCTAGCGGTGCTAATTGTATCGATGAATGGTGTGTGAACCTTCGGTCTGGGTCAGATATGGGGTCCTGACGTTGTCTTTGTTTCATGTAATCGATCTTCGATGACATTGTTTCGTGGTGTGGATGGCTATTGTTTGCGTTTAGATTTGTTGGCTTTTTCTTTGGTCGGTGAAGCATGGCCAGCTTTAGCATTGTACGAAAGTTAGCTAGGTAAGGCCTTCTCGGTTCTGCCCAAATGGACCTAGCATGGTTGCCTGACTTTCTTCGTCGCCTTAATTTTCTAAAATGCTGATGCGATCCTCAATTAGCTATCTACAGGACCATTTGACCATTGCGTCAACAACATTACTCTAAATCCAAAAGTATTTCAGAGATCCGGCGGTATCAAGCTTTGCTCACGATGCACCATCAATAAACGCAGAGGAAGAGCATCGGCATACCAAAAACACGTGTATCAATTTCCTCTTCCAGTGGTAATGATAAAAATTGAACAACCAGAACATACTGGCACTTTCGAGCATTCCCAAGCTATTCAGTGAAAAAAGAATCTTCACGACGTGAGTGTAGTACAGATGGTTAGGTTTTGTATAGTAAAATCAATCCACCAGAGTTTGAGAGTTTAAGTCCTAAACTTCTCATTAATGCTCACATTTTTATGGATTTATTTTAAACTTTTCGGCAATATTTATTTAGTTGGAGAAGATGTTTTCGTCGACTACAAAGCTTTTGATTTAACATGTATATTCATAAAGATGAGTATATGTATACATGAGCACCTATATATGTTTAAAAAAACTCACAGACGAGCCGAGCCGTAGTTTCTGCTGTTCCGTCTCGTgccgcctcctccttcctccctcctttcttctctctctcctctccctccGCTTCTCCGCCACCTCAAACACCAAAAAATTAGCAGCGACCCCAAAAAACCAGAGATTTTTTCGCACCAAAAAATTTGAGGAAAAAAATACGAGGGCGAAACCCTAGCGAGGGGCGAATTCCGCCGCGCATTGCCTCCCCCCGCGCGCGTCGCGTGCCGGAGCTGGGTCGTGGGGTCGCcggcggccgcggcggcgcgggcgaggcGTCGTTGGTAGTGCTCCTCGGTCGCTGGTTGCGATTGAGCAGGCGGACGCGATCAGGAAGCGGGGTGCCGCAGCCTAGGCCGCCGGAGACGGCGGCAACGGGGACGAGGAAGAAATGGCGCTGTTCCGGAGGCTGTTCTACCGGAAGCCGCCGGATCGGCTCCTCGAGATCGCAGACCGCGTCTACGGTAACCCCGCCCGCCTCGTCCTCTTGAAATGTTGGGGCAATTCGCCAAGGATGCAAGGGGGCATGGAATTGCTCGCGATTTTTTTTATTATAGCTCTTTTAGCCTCATAAATTTAGCTGTTTTACGTAATAATTTGGTCTATACGGGAAGAAACTGCTAGTACAAGATTTTATTCTTTTCCCCCACATTTTATCACCAATGTCTACATTATGTACGTGCTGCATTAGTTACTTCTTTAAACACCATTCTAGTTTACTTAGGCCAATGCAAATGAATAATGTGCTGTTCTAACCTATGGAAAAGAACAAGTAGCTGTATAGCTAAGGCAAAACAGGCGCATGATCACTATCGTGCAGTTATAGTTTGAGAACTAGAACAAGACTGAAGCGGGGAGACAAAACTACGACATGAATGTGCCGCCCCTTTTTCCAATCACAACACTTAAATCTTGTGAGTCGTATAGGTTTTCAATATGTTACTGAACTGTGCGAACAGAGGCTCCAAAAATTATCATGTAGTGCTGCTATTCCCATATCTGATTGTTTTCAACAAGTAGTGCCTGCGAGCCTTGCACCATGCTGCTAAAATCTTCGTGAATATGCTTACAGTTACAAGTCCAGTTTGACATGAAGAGAAAATGACTGGTCTGTTCAATGCTTGCAGTATTCGATTGTTGCTTCTCGACAGAAACCATGGATCAATTCAAATACAAGAATTACCTGGACAGCATTGTGTTGCAGCTCCGTGAGCAGTTTGCAGATTCTTCATTGATGGTATTAAACTTCAGAGATGAAGGAAAAAGTCTGGTTTCAGGCTTGTTCTCCCTGTACAGAATTACAGTCAAAGATTACCCCTGCCAATACTTAGGATGCCCATTGCTTCCTTTGGACATCGTCATCCACTTCCTCAGGCTGAGCGAGAGGTGGCTTATGTTTGAAGGGAAGCAAAATATTCTGCTAATGCACTGTGAGAAAGGCGGATGGCCAGTGTTGGCATTTATGCTTGCAGCTCTTCTTCTGTACCGGAAACAATACAATGGGGAACAAAGAACTCTGGACATGGTGTACAAGCAAGCACCGAAGGAGCTTCTTCAGATGTTAACAACATTAAATCCACAGCCTTCTCATGTTCGATATCTACAGTACATATGCAGAATGGACTACGAGTTAGGGTTGCCCACACAACCTATTCCTTTCACCCTGGATTGTGTAATTCTTAGAGGAGTACCAAATTTCGATGGGGTAGGTGGTTGTAGGCCAATAGTTCGAGTATATGGGCAGGATATTCTAACGCTTGATAGAGGTCGCAATGCTCTTGCAACACCATTCAAAGCCAAGAAACATGTTAGGCGTTACAGACAGGTACCATCAAGCTCAGCTTAGATCTTGATCATTCTGCTATTTGTGTTAGTTACTTGTTAACTATCGTTGCAGGCAGACAACATGCCGGTGAAGTTAAATGTGGGATCATGCGTCCAAGGTGATGTGGTCCTTGAATGCTTGCATGTGGATGATGGCCTAGAAAATGAAAGGCTAATGTTTAGGGTGATGTTCAATACTTTCTTTATCCAGTCTCACATTTTACAGTTGGACTTTGAGCACATTGATGTCTCTTGGGATGCTGATCACCGGTTCATAAAGAACTTCAAAGCAGAGGTAGGCCATGCTTTTTTCTTACATGTCTGGGGCAACTTATTATCAAATCAATTAATGTTAATTGCAAGTGCATGCCTGAACCAGGTACTCTTTTCAGAGTTTGATGCTGAATCTGATGCGTCTTCCGAAATTGCAtccggtgatgatgatgatgatgacgacgacgactgTGGTGATGAGATAGAAGTTGGCTCTGCTGATGAGTTCTTTGAAGCAGAAGAAATCTTCAGTAGTCTTGACTTACATGATGGACACAAGGATGCTGATTTTCGTTCCATAGCTTCTTCAGATCGTACTTCAAGCGTTGAAGCTAGGAAAATCTCACCATTTTCCAGTCTTGAGCTGAGCAGTGATGATATTGATGGATCACCAGAAAATAAAATCGATGACATGAATATGTCATTTGGAATACTAAATGATGAAAATGCATGCACATCTGTTGACACCAATATTATGCATGAAGATATAACGAGAGTAGTGTCAAGTTTGGAAAGTACAACAGATGGAGGCAGAGACAGCATCAATTCGAGTTCTGCTACCTACATAGATAAAGATGATGGCTGCACAGTTGAAAACAGCGATTCAAGGCAGGACAGGATAGTGGATCCCAAGCAAGACTTGAGTCATACTGATAACGTGCTGGTCAAAGAGGTGATTATATTGGAAACCAATAGTCCAAAGGACATTCAGATGATCAAAGAAGTAATCATATCTGAAGTCACCGCTCCAAAACAAGTGCTGGAGGGCGAGATTGAATTAGGCAATGCAGTCCACAATTCAGAAAGCATCATATTGACGGAGGCTGATAGTACTGAAGGACTTAACATTGACATTGCTCTCAAACAGGATGAGGGAGATAGTCCAAGAGAAGAATGCGTTACTTCTGTCAATGGCACCAAACAAGAAAACAACAGTAATACGGATCAACCTAGCATCAGTGACACAAACGTACTAGTGATTGAGCCCGCAGATCAGAATAACAGGATGGAGCCTCCACTAGTAGGGAGGCCACACCTGCAGAGCACAAGTGCTACCATGATTTTAAATTCTGGCGAGCAAAAGattaagcagtctgatgcttCCAATAACAATGGAGCTGCAGAACAAACAGAGGGAACGGAAGCTTCTGTATCCAACTCGACAGGCCAACCTTCGAATATTTCTTCTGTGAATATGCTATCTGAAGGTTTTAGCCTGGAAGCAAATGGCACTCTAACTCATGCCAGTGCAAGTACAGTTACAGCTGACTCGTCTCGACTGGCGCTAAAGAAAAAAACTTTTCTTCCTTTGTCAACACAACGTATTTTTGCTCCATACTCTCCCAGGCGTAATGTGCTCCGTTCAGCATCGACAGATTTGTCCTTTCTATCTCCATTGCAAACAGAATCTAATCAGAACTCTGTTCCTTCTACAAGCGGGAGGGATGTTGTTACTACACCTTCAGTGTCTCCACCGCCCCCATCCTCTACATCTCTGAGATCATCCCTAGTAAATCCCCCTCTACGACCAATCAAAACTGTTTCATCTTTACCTTCATCTTCATCATTGGAAGCATATATAGAGATGTCAACTTCCTATTCTCCATTATCACATGTTAACCCTCATCCTCCCTTGATGTCATTATCACCACCTCGACAACCTTACCCAGCAAAGACACATGAAAAAGATTTACATGCAGGTAGTCTATCTTTTCCTGCTTTGCCTGCTTCCAACAGGTATGCATCTCACCCTCCAGCGCCACCCCCACCTCCTCCTTCACGTACTCTTTGTACTAAAATTATTTCAAGCACCTCAATATCTCATCATGCACAAAGAAGAGAAAAAGGGTCTTGCTCCTCTAGTCCTCGTAGACAAACTATTCTCAACCTAGGTTTTTCCTCTCTAACTTTACCATCCAAAAGTAGTATAGTGATGACAGACTTTATCTTAGGAGCCTCTGATTTTATAGACATGGAAGTAACAAACAGAAGAAATATACCAACTGACATGTATGT
Protein-coding sequences here:
- the LOC125508038 gene encoding formin-like protein 12 isoform X5; its protein translation is MALFRRLFYRKPPDRLLEIADRVYVFDCCFSTETMDQFKYKNYLDSIVLQLREQFADSSLMVLNFRDEGKSLVSGLFSLYRITVKDYPCQYLGCPLLPLDIVIHFLRLSERWLMFEGKQNILLMHCEKGGWPVLAFMLAALLLYRKQYNGEQRTLDMVYKQAPKELLQMLTTLNPQPSHVRYLQYICRMDYELGLPTQPIPFTLDCVILRGVPNFDGVGGCRPIVRVYGQDILTLDRGRNALATPFKAKKHVRRYRQADNMPVKLNVGSCVQGDVVLECLHVDDGLENERLMFRVMFNTFFIQSHILQLDFEHIDVSWDADHRFIKNFKAEVLFSEFDAESDASSEIASGDDDDDDDDDCGDEIEVGSADEFFEAEEIFSSLDLHDGHKDADFRSIASSDRTSSVEARKISPFSSLELSSDDIDGSPENKIDDMNMSFGILNDENACTSVDTNIMHEDITRVVSSLESTTDGGRDSINSSSATYIDKDDGCTVENSDSRQDRIVDPKQDLSHTDNVLVKEVIILETNSPKDIQMIKEVIISEVTAPKQVLEGEIELGNAVHNSESIILTEADSTEGLNIDIALKQDEGDSPREECVTSVNGTKQENNSNTDQPSISDTNVLVIEPADQNNRMEPPLVGRPHLQSTSATMILNSGEQKIKQSDASNNNGAAEQTEGTEASVSNSTGQPSNISSVNMLSEGFSLEANGTLTHASASTVTADSSRLALKKKTFLPLSTQRIFAPYSPRRNVLRSASTDLSFLSPLQTESNQNSVPSTSGRDVVTTPSVSPPPPSSTSLRSSLVNPPLRPIKTVSSLPSSSSLEAYIEMSTSYSPLSHVNPHPPLMSLSPPRQPYPAKTHEKDLHAGSLSFPALPASNRYASHPPAPPPPPPSRTLCTKIISSTSISHHAQRREKGSCSSSPRRQTILNLGFSSLTLPSKSSIVMTDFILGASDFIDMEVTNRRNIPTDMYVPTTSEDTKYFFHMPHSLSPKTSQHSTPQPPPLLPLLPQLPLPITDSESVPLISSKSSSDCSYKEAATPPGKQPLSPPPLGANDPSSSKFKEEVPHEQPLDPPLEACKEFSWHELINETPPSTVHIKEHGAIPTPPHPPSWHRGISPAHILTRQPRHPPSTPPAAPPLPPHLSLLPSLEPLPSPSVTPSTESLSSPHLPQTPALHINDISSPSAPPPSPPPPPPPPREHEVICPLPPISPKRHDVPSPPPPPPFGQHQALLPPSISQDHVIAPPPPLTRDAGIPLPPPPPPRESAGNFPPHPIEGSPSPTLLECQVRAPIPPSPPFCEGKERIPPPISLEGNKTTPQPSLIRGREGTPLQDGFQGGAPPPTAPLGVHGGAPSPPPPPPVACRVAPPPPPPLPGGCEGPPPPPLLPPGAHSGAPPPPPLPGGYEVAPPPPPLPPGAYGGAAPPPPPPPGGYGGVPPPPPPPGGIGGVPPPPPPIGGIGGTPTPPPPAGFRGGAPSPPPPGGYGGTPPPPPPRGHGGVGGPPPPPGAPAPPMPPGIPGGPPPPPGVPGGPPPPPGGRGGPPPPGVRGLRSLGATSLTVARKSSLKPLHWVKVTRAMQGSVWAEIQKQDADSDSEFDVSELASLFTIAPKAKGGAKTEGAGKSIGSKTDKIHLMDIRRANNTEIMLTKIKMPLSEMMSAALALDDSVLDADQVENLIKFCPTKEEMELLKNFTGDKETLGKCEQFFLELMKVPRIESKFRIFAFKIQFQTQGC